In Candidatus Dormiibacterota bacterium, one DNA window encodes the following:
- a CDS encoding DUF1786 domain-containing protein, protein MRRPRILAIDVGTGTQDILILEGGSVIENAVQLIMPSPTALLAERVKQATQDRVDLLLTGVTMGGGPDHWAVEAHLEAGLKVYATPDAARTFDDDLDRVTAMGIRIVDSPAATNGTRRLELRDFYLAELMEALRAFGVSTVFDAVAVAVFDHGAAPPGVSDRRFRFDYLRGQVERGVGLEGFGFLAAEITARMTRMQAVARNWSGPEPLFLMDTGPAAILGALDDAVVATSDPVLVLNLGNFHTIAALLHERRIAGLFEHHTGELTRPKLEQYLDALAAGSLSNDQVFDDMGHGALELGVNASPPQRLAVTGPRRGLLDGSRLSPHLAVPHGDMMLAGCFGLLRALAARLPAFAPVVEDQLGVPARSH, encoded by the coding sequence GTGAGGCGCCCGCGAATCCTGGCGATCGACGTCGGTACCGGCACTCAGGACATCCTGATCCTGGAGGGCGGCAGCGTGATCGAAAACGCCGTCCAGTTGATCATGCCGTCGCCGACGGCGCTGCTGGCCGAGCGGGTGAAGCAGGCGACGCAGGACCGCGTCGACCTTCTCTTGACCGGCGTCACCATGGGTGGCGGCCCCGACCACTGGGCGGTGGAGGCGCACCTCGAGGCGGGGCTCAAGGTCTACGCCACCCCGGACGCTGCCCGGACCTTCGACGACGACCTGGACCGCGTGACGGCGATGGGCATCCGGATTGTCGACTCGCCGGCCGCCACGAACGGGACGCGCCGGCTCGAGCTGCGTGACTTCTATCTCGCGGAGTTGATGGAGGCGCTGCGGGCATTCGGCGTCAGCACCGTCTTCGATGCGGTCGCCGTGGCGGTCTTCGACCACGGCGCGGCTCCACCGGGCGTCAGCGACCGCCGATTTCGCTTCGACTACTTGCGAGGTCAGGTCGAGCGTGGCGTCGGCCTGGAGGGCTTCGGCTTTCTGGCCGCGGAGATCACGGCGCGGATGACCCGCATGCAGGCCGTCGCCCGCAACTGGTCAGGTCCCGAACCCCTGTTCCTGATGGACACCGGGCCGGCGGCGATACTTGGCGCGCTCGACGATGCCGTCGTGGCGACGTCGGATCCCGTCCTGGTGCTCAACCTGGGGAACTTCCACACCATCGCCGCGCTGCTGCACGAACGGCGCATCGCCGGTCTGTTCGAGCATCACACCGGCGAGCTAACCCGGCCGAAGCTGGAGCAGTACCTCGACGCGCTCGCCGCCGGATCTCTCTCCAACGACCAGGTGTTCGACGACATGGGACATGGGGCGCTGGAGCTCGGCGTCAACGCATCACCGCCGCAGCGGCTAGCCGTTACCGGACCGCGCCGCGGTCTGCTCGACGGCTCGCGGCTCAGTCCGCACCTCGCCGTGCCGCATGGCGACATGATGCTCGCTGGATGTTTTGGGCTCCTCCGGGCCCTGGCGGCGCGACTCCCCGCGTTCGCACCGGTTGTCGAGGACCAGTTGGGTGTTCCCGCGCGCTCGCACTGA
- a CDS encoding glycosyltransferase yields the protein MPIPHSLVCPKCHGPLTTDAELELRCVRDGIRYPLVDGIPSFIIPGADAVALPGCALSLVLPALNEGENLDRVLPELKKALVALGPTFEIIVVDGGSNDNTQEMVRKHGVRMVSQRLPGFGGAYRAGFEQARGEYVITLDADGSHDPAFLKDLWAARTKGDVVIASRYVEGGAAEMPVTRRVMSRILNITFGRGLSLPVHDLSSGYRLYRSAILRELELKATDFDVLEEILIRALAAGYRVHEVPFRYRARVAGQSHARLLRFAVSYLRTFVAMWRLRNSIASSDYDGRAYDSIIPLQRYWQRGRYQAVTRLASGYRRVLDVGCGSSRIIGAIPGMVGLDIQLHKLRYARRYGNTLVHGSIFELPFADGSFDCVICSEVIEHIPAQEKPFDELSRVLTTGGRLILGTPDYDRWRWRALEWLYGRLSPGGYADEHITHYTQANLGPYLQGKGFEIEGVEYVGGSEMIFSLKKLAPMVSPVSARPVRTALRAERSVPAA from the coding sequence ATGCCGATTCCGCATAGCCTGGTCTGCCCCAAATGCCACGGACCGTTAACTACTGACGCGGAGCTCGAACTTCGTTGCGTTCGGGATGGGATCCGGTATCCGCTGGTTGATGGCATCCCGTCCTTCATCATCCCCGGCGCCGACGCGGTTGCGCTACCGGGATGCGCCCTGAGCCTGGTCCTCCCGGCGCTGAACGAAGGGGAAAACCTTGACCGGGTCCTCCCCGAGCTGAAGAAGGCCCTGGTGGCCCTGGGGCCGACGTTCGAGATCATCGTGGTCGATGGCGGCTCAAACGACAACACGCAAGAGATGGTACGCAAGCACGGGGTGCGGATGGTCAGCCAGAGGCTCCCCGGATTCGGCGGAGCCTACCGGGCCGGCTTCGAGCAGGCGCGCGGCGAGTACGTCATCACGCTCGACGCGGATGGGTCGCATGATCCCGCGTTCCTCAAAGACCTGTGGGCCGCGCGCACCAAGGGCGATGTGGTGATCGCCTCCCGGTACGTGGAGGGTGGCGCTGCGGAAATGCCGGTCACCCGGCGCGTGATGAGCCGGATCCTGAACATCACCTTTGGTCGCGGACTCTCGTTGCCGGTCCACGATCTTTCCAGTGGCTACCGCCTGTACCGCAGCGCGATCCTGCGGGAACTCGAGCTGAAGGCGACCGACTTCGATGTCCTCGAGGAAATCCTGATTCGCGCGCTGGCGGCGGGCTACCGCGTCCATGAAGTCCCCTTCCGATACCGGGCACGGGTCGCCGGCCAGAGTCACGCCCGGCTCTTGCGGTTCGCCGTCTCCTATCTGCGAACCTTCGTGGCGATGTGGCGACTGCGCAACTCGATCGCATCATCGGACTACGACGGGCGCGCCTATGACAGCATCATCCCGCTGCAGCGCTACTGGCAGCGGGGGCGGTACCAGGCCGTCACGCGACTGGCGAGCGGCTACCGCCGGGTCCTCGATGTTGGCTGTGGATCGAGCCGCATCATCGGCGCCATTCCTGGCATGGTCGGCCTCGATATCCAGCTTCATAAGTTGCGCTACGCGCGGCGCTACGGCAACACGCTCGTCCACGGCTCCATCTTCGAGCTGCCCTTCGCCGATGGAAGTTTCGATTGCGTCATTTGCTCCGAGGTCATCGAACACATCCCCGCGCAGGAGAAGCCCTTCGATGAGCTGTCGCGGGTCCTCACGACCGGCGGCCGGCTCATCCTCGGCACACCCGATTACGACCGCTGGCGATGGCGGGCGCTGGAGTGGCTCTACGGACGCCTCTCACCCGGCGGCTATGCGGACGAGCACATCACGCACTACACCCAGGCGAATCTCGGCCCCTATCTCCAGGGAAAGGGCTTCGAGATCGAGGGCGTCGAGTACGTCGGCGGTTCGGAGATGATCTTCAGCCTGAAAAAGCTCGCTCCGATGGTCTCGCCGGTTTCCGCCCGCCCGGTGCGGACGGCGCTTCGCGCCGAGCGCTCAGTACCGGCAGCGTAA
- a CDS encoding diacylglycerol kinase family protein codes for MGPPDDAERRRALFVVNPALQRTGSDFGRRLLELAGELGWEAMVLETKAGLNVEAIGAALARREFHLVLAAGGDGTVAEVMAAAHQRSLPMGIVPLGTANIVARELGLPAGWRRATRRVLEHFPATRAVDLARVNDGYMALAAGIGFDATVMRHTPATLKYWFGRAAYFVAGAWWLPRAPHFECTIRADGEEMKITAVVVLIVNAGMLGAAPFRFGPNIAIDDGWLDVCVYRPRTALDRAGVLWRIFRQRADGDSMLQRKARSVEIIAPDVQWNEVDGEVYRGNVLRAQIVAGGVKVVV; via the coding sequence GTGGGTCCACCCGATGATGCCGAGCGGCGGCGCGCCCTCTTCGTTGTCAACCCAGCGCTGCAACGAACCGGCAGTGATTTCGGACGTCGACTGCTCGAGTTAGCCGGGGAGCTCGGCTGGGAGGCAATGGTGCTGGAGACCAAGGCCGGCCTCAATGTCGAGGCGATTGGAGCGGCACTCGCGCGGCGCGAGTTTCACTTGGTGCTCGCCGCGGGCGGGGACGGCACGGTGGCGGAAGTGATGGCCGCCGCGCACCAGCGCAGCCTGCCGATGGGCATCGTACCGCTCGGTACCGCGAACATCGTCGCCCGCGAATTGGGGCTCCCCGCGGGTTGGCGCCGAGCGACGCGGCGAGTCCTCGAACACTTTCCCGCGACTCGTGCGGTGGACCTGGCCAGGGTAAACGACGGCTACATGGCGCTCGCCGCCGGTATCGGTTTCGACGCGACCGTCATGCGCCACACGCCTGCCACGCTCAAGTACTGGTTCGGCCGTGCCGCCTATTTCGTGGCCGGGGCCTGGTGGCTGCCGCGCGCGCCGCACTTCGAGTGCACGATCCGCGCGGACGGCGAAGAAATGAAGATCACCGCGGTGGTCGTGCTGATCGTGAACGCGGGCATGCTCGGCGCGGCGCCCTTCCGCTTCGGCCCGAACATCGCGATCGACGACGGTTGGCTGGACGTCTGTGTCTACCGGCCACGCACGGCGCTGGATCGGGCCGGCGTGCTCTGGAGGATCTTCCGGCAGCGAGCCGATGGCGACAGCATGCTGCAGCGGAAGGCGCGATCCGTGGAGATCATCGCGCCCGACGTCCAGTGGAATGAGGTCGATGGCGAAGTCTACCGGGGCAATGTCCTGCGCGCTCAGATCGTCGCGGGCGGCGTCAAAGTCGTCGTATGA
- a CDS encoding cation diffusion facilitator family transporter, with translation MPLAPVSSNAAARIRVALLLTAVVLVVEVVGGLWAHSLALLSDAGHVVTDLVVLALSLFALRQVHRPATARRTFGYQRVGILVALVNALLLAAIVAGIVVEALRRLQDPGVVHGGLMAAAAVVGLVISLVIARSLQPMQRDLTVKSALVHILGDAWASGGVIVAGLLIVVTGWLALDPLLSIAIAALIAWSAWRVLAAALDILMESTPPDLQTESVVTSVKRVPGVRDLHDLHIWSLGAQSRAMSAHLLIDDQRVTQAQDILAEVREVLAHEFQIEHTTIQFESLVCRPGDVFCVQPEGHPHTDDAHDRMTRRAAG, from the coding sequence ATGCCGCTCGCCCCCGTGAGCTCCAACGCCGCCGCCCGGATTCGGGTAGCCCTCCTCCTCACCGCCGTCGTGCTGGTGGTCGAGGTGGTCGGTGGGCTGTGGGCGCATAGCCTCGCCCTGCTGAGCGATGCCGGGCACGTGGTGACCGACCTGGTCGTGCTGGCCCTGTCGCTATTCGCACTCAGACAGGTGCATCGTCCGGCCACAGCCCGCCGCACCTTCGGTTATCAGCGAGTGGGCATCCTCGTGGCGCTCGTGAATGCGCTGCTGCTGGCGGCGATCGTCGCCGGCATCGTCGTCGAAGCCCTTCGCCGGCTGCAAGACCCTGGCGTGGTGCACGGTGGCCTGATGGCCGCGGCGGCCGTGGTTGGTTTGGTGATCTCGCTGGTCATCGCCCGGTCGCTTCAACCGATGCAGCGCGATCTGACGGTGAAGAGCGCCTTGGTCCACATCCTGGGCGACGCCTGGGCATCGGGCGGCGTCATCGTTGCCGGGCTGCTGATCGTGGTGACAGGCTGGCTCGCGCTCGACCCTCTGCTCAGCATCGCCATCGCCGCTCTGATCGCCTGGAGCGCGTGGCGCGTGCTCGCGGCCGCGCTCGACATCCTGATGGAATCGACACCGCCGGACCTCCAGACCGAATCCGTGGTCACCTCGGTGAAGCGCGTCCCCGGTGTCCGCGACCTGCACGACCTACACATCTGGTCGCTGGGCGCCCAGAGCCGCGCGATGAGTGCGCATCTGCTGATCGATGACCAGCGGGTTACCCAGGCGCAGGACATCCTGGCCGAAGTCCGCGAGGTGCTGGCGCACGAATTCCAGATCGAGCACACGACGATCCAGTTCGAAAGCCTGGTCTGTCGGCCGGGCGATGTCTTCTGTGTGCAGCCGGAGGGCCATCCGCACACCGACGATGCCCATGACCGGATGACGCGTCGAGCCGCCGGCTAG
- a CDS encoding phosphotransferase — MTDHPDHPVFTPATGQRLHWGDLPNQVRHALEDRLGADVVDAATQPGGFSPGVAARLTLADGRQVFVKAVSGSINPYSPGMHRREARIAAALPASVPTPRFLGLYDDGEWIALMFEDIDGTAPQTPWQQPELDRVLVAVAELSSALTPAPIAVEPVSELMPYVFSGWQRLAASAESRQDDLRGLDPWAQRHLAELAALEAASPNAAAGTTLLHADLRADNILLMPSRVVFVDWPWASRGAAWVDLLFMLPSVAMQGGPRPWEIFDVHPLGRRAPAAAVTAVAAAVAGFMIRGSRLPPPPGLPTVRAFQRDQGVPALEWLKRRTGWT; from the coding sequence ATGACGGATCATCCTGACCATCCTGTCTTTACCCCGGCAACAGGGCAACGACTCCACTGGGGGGACCTTCCGAATCAGGTTCGGCACGCTCTCGAGGACCGGCTCGGGGCGGACGTCGTCGACGCGGCGACCCAACCGGGCGGCTTCTCGCCCGGGGTGGCTGCGCGGCTGACGTTAGCCGACGGCCGCCAGGTCTTCGTCAAGGCGGTCAGCGGCAGCATCAATCCCTATTCGCCCGGGATGCATCGCCGCGAGGCTCGTATCGCCGCCGCGCTGCCGGCGTCGGTTCCCACGCCGCGCTTCCTGGGTTTATATGACGACGGTGAGTGGATCGCCCTGATGTTCGAGGACATCGATGGAACCGCGCCGCAAACGCCGTGGCAGCAACCAGAACTCGATCGCGTCCTGGTCGCCGTTGCGGAGTTGAGCTCCGCCTTGACGCCCGCGCCAATCGCTGTGGAGCCCGTGAGCGAACTGATGCCCTATGTGTTTTCGGGCTGGCAACGGCTCGCGGCCAGCGCCGAGTCGCGCCAGGACGACCTTCGAGGTCTCGACCCCTGGGCGCAGCGGCACCTCGCCGAACTCGCGGCACTCGAGGCGGCTTCTCCGAATGCCGCCGCGGGAACGACGCTGCTGCATGCGGACCTGCGCGCGGACAATATCCTGCTCATGCCGTCGCGTGTCGTCTTCGTCGACTGGCCGTGGGCCAGCCGTGGCGCCGCATGGGTGGACCTGCTATTCATGTTGCCGAGCGTGGCCATGCAAGGCGGCCCGAGACCCTGGGAGATTTTCGATGTTCACCCTCTGGGACGGAGGGCACCCGCGGCGGCCGTGACGGCTGTCGCTGCGGCGGTGGCGGGATTCATGATCCGAGGGTCGCGCCTTCCGCCCCCACCCGGCCTCCCGACCGTTCGCGCCTTCCAGCGCGATCAGGGAGTGCCGGCGCTCGAATGGCTAAAGCGCCGCACCGGCTGGACTTAA
- the xylB gene encoding xylulokinase encodes MFLGLDLGTRSLKALVMDVDGSIVGTGSAEYPMTTPQPGWAESDPQAWWEAAGTAVHEAAGPHASEIAAIGVCGQMHGVVLSDDAGDPLRPAILWADGRSRRQLEAYNALRAERRRQLANPPATGMAGPTLLWLRDNERKLYRQAHWALQPKDWLRLRLIHEAATEPSDASATLLYDLTSDYWAKDIIDELDLRIDFLAPIRESVEICGVVAAAAASHLGIRPNLPVVGGAADTAAAALAGGALDPGPVLLTIGSGAQVVAPRDRLAIDVTGRTHLYRAAAPDRWYAMAAMQNAGIALEWVRTTLGATWDEVYLEAFAVPPGAEGLVFLPYLTGERTPYFDPLARGAWVGLRLSHSRGHLLRAALEGVAFAVRQGLEALLATGVAATELRLAGGGTFDPRWRQLLADVLEQPLLATATTAASALGAALLAGVGFGAWPNAQRVAALAAPAELVAAPGSATDAYEAAYLRYRQLYLPIAAALSG; translated from the coding sequence ATGTTCCTCGGCCTCGACCTAGGCACCCGTTCGCTCAAGGCGCTGGTCATGGATGTCGATGGGTCGATCGTCGGCACCGGGTCGGCCGAGTATCCAATGACAACGCCCCAGCCTGGTTGGGCCGAATCCGATCCGCAGGCCTGGTGGGAGGCCGCCGGGACCGCCGTTCATGAAGCGGCCGGCCCGCACGCATCAGAAATCGCGGCGATCGGCGTCTGCGGCCAGATGCACGGTGTCGTGCTCAGCGATGACGCCGGCGACCCCCTCCGACCGGCGATCCTCTGGGCCGATGGTCGGTCTCGCCGCCAGCTCGAAGCCTACAACGCGCTGCGCGCCGAGCGACGTCGCCAGCTGGCGAACCCGCCCGCGACCGGGATGGCGGGCCCAACCCTGCTCTGGCTGCGGGATAACGAGCGAAAGCTCTACCGCCAGGCGCATTGGGCATTGCAGCCGAAGGACTGGCTGCGCTTACGCCTGATCCACGAGGCGGCAACCGAGCCGAGCGATGCCTCCGCCACGCTGCTCTACGATTTGACCAGCGACTACTGGGCCAAGGACATCATCGACGAGCTCGACCTCCGGATCGATTTCCTGGCACCAATCCGCGAGTCCGTGGAGATCTGCGGTGTGGTCGCGGCTGCGGCGGCCTCGCATCTCGGGATCCGCCCGAATCTCCCGGTGGTCGGCGGTGCCGCCGATACCGCCGCTGCCGCGCTCGCCGGGGGCGCACTCGATCCGGGGCCAGTGCTGCTGACGATCGGCAGCGGAGCGCAGGTGGTCGCGCCGCGCGATCGGCTGGCCATCGATGTCACCGGGCGAACCCATCTCTACCGGGCGGCTGCGCCCGACCGCTGGTACGCGATGGCGGCCATGCAAAACGCGGGCATCGCCCTTGAGTGGGTCCGCACCACGCTGGGCGCGACCTGGGACGAGGTCTATCTCGAGGCGTTCGCAGTCCCGCCCGGCGCGGAAGGCCTCGTCTTCCTGCCGTACCTGACGGGAGAGCGGACACCCTACTTCGACCCGCTGGCACGAGGCGCCTGGGTCGGCCTTCGACTCAGCCATTCGCGCGGCCATCTGTTGCGCGCGGCGCTCGAAGGGGTGGCGTTTGCCGTGCGGCAGGGTCTGGAGGCATTGCTCGCGACCGGCGTGGCGGCAACCGAGCTGCGGCTCGCCGGTGGCGGCACCTTTGACCCCCGATGGCGACAGCTGCTGGCTGACGTCCTCGAACAACCGCTGCTGGCGACGGCAACGACGGCCGCGTCGGCGCTCGGCGCCGCACTTCTGGCCGGTGTCGGGTTCGGCGCCTGGCCCAATGCGCAACGCGTCGCGGCGCTGGCGGCACCCGCGGAGCTGGTTGCCGCGCCGGGTTCTGCGACCGATGCCTATGAGGCCGCTTACCTTCGTTATCGGCAGCTCTATCTGCCGATCGCGGCGGCCCTTTCCGGTTAA
- a CDS encoding alpha-amylase family glycosyl hydrolase — MSAGEWWREGVIYQLYPRSFQDSNADGIGDLRGVIDHLDYLQWLGVDAVWLNPITVSPDADVGYDVADYCGVQPFFGDLGTVDQLIAEAKKRDIKIVLDIVPNHSSDRHPWFIDARSSRSAAHRDWYVWADPKPDGSPPNNWLSAFGGPAWTLDTHTGQYYLHNFLAQQPDLNWWNPAVRDAFDDIYRFWFDRGIAGFRIDVAHGIVKDRELRDNPLATKDDPPHVRAHGQRSVHNVERPEVHDVLRRWRALADTYDPPRILLGETYVLDVRSMAAYYGQGDELHLAFNFTYVHAPFEASALARVVAESEVIIPAMGWPVWTVSNHDVSRVMSRWAGGDERKLRCALLSLLTLRGTPVVYYGDEIGMPDTRLRKADLQDPLGKRFWPEPRGRDPERTPMQWSNAPGGGFTQVGVRPWLPTGDVTARNVADQQRDRSSILYFVRDLIAVRRQRSDLRSGSYKQLPSPAGVWAWQRGDGTVIALNMSDEPVKVPTIVGSIVISTIRSRDGERVDGGVALSPWEGALCSSAST; from the coding sequence ATGTCCGCCGGCGAGTGGTGGCGCGAGGGCGTCATCTACCAGCTCTATCCGCGCTCATTCCAGGACTCGAATGCCGACGGCATCGGTGACCTGCGCGGTGTCATCGATCACCTCGACTATCTGCAGTGGTTGGGCGTCGATGCCGTCTGGCTGAACCCCATCACGGTCTCGCCGGACGCCGATGTCGGCTACGACGTCGCCGACTACTGTGGCGTGCAGCCCTTCTTTGGTGACCTCGGTACAGTCGATCAGTTGATCGCCGAAGCGAAAAAGCGCGACATCAAGATCGTGCTGGACATCGTGCCGAATCACAGCAGCGATCGGCACCCCTGGTTCATCGATGCCCGGTCATCTCGCAGCGCGGCACACCGCGATTGGTATGTCTGGGCCGACCCCAAGCCTGACGGCAGTCCGCCGAACAACTGGTTGAGCGCCTTCGGCGGGCCCGCCTGGACCTTGGACACGCATACGGGCCAGTACTACCTGCATAACTTCCTCGCCCAGCAACCCGATCTCAACTGGTGGAACCCCGCGGTGCGCGACGCTTTCGACGACATTTATCGCTTCTGGTTCGATCGCGGTATCGCCGGATTCCGGATAGACGTCGCGCACGGCATCGTCAAAGACCGCGAGCTGCGCGACAACCCGTTGGCGACGAAGGACGATCCACCGCACGTCCGCGCCCACGGCCAGCGCTCCGTCCACAACGTCGAGCGACCTGAAGTGCATGATGTCCTGCGGCGCTGGCGGGCGCTCGCCGACACCTACGACCCGCCACGGATCCTCTTGGGCGAAACCTACGTCCTCGACGTGCGGAGCATGGCGGCTTATTACGGTCAAGGAGATGAGCTGCACCTTGCGTTCAACTTCACCTATGTGCACGCGCCGTTCGAGGCTTCTGCGCTGGCCCGGGTCGTCGCCGAGAGCGAGGTGATCATCCCGGCGATGGGCTGGCCCGTGTGGACCGTTTCCAATCACGACGTCTCCCGCGTCATGAGCCGGTGGGCGGGAGGCGACGAGCGAAAGCTTCGCTGCGCGCTCCTCAGCCTGCTGACCTTGCGGGGGACGCCGGTCGTCTACTACGGCGATGAGATCGGGATGCCCGACACCCGGCTCCGCAAAGCCGATCTGCAAGATCCGCTCGGCAAGCGCTTCTGGCCGGAACCCCGCGGGCGCGATCCGGAGCGGACGCCGATGCAGTGGAGCAACGCGCCGGGCGGCGGTTTCACCCAGGTCGGCGTGCGGCCCTGGCTGCCGACCGGCGATGTGACCGCACGCAATGTCGCCGACCAGCAGCGCGATCGATCATCGATCCTGTACTTCGTCCGCGACCTCATCGCCGTCCGTCGCCAGCGGTCCGACCTGCGCAGCGGGTCGTACAAGCAGTTGCCATCACCGGCTGGCGTCTGGGCGTGGCAGCGAGGCGATGGCACTGTTATCGCCCTCAATATGTCCGATGAACCTGTCAAGGTCCCGACGATCGTCGGCAGCATCGTGATCAGCACCATCCGCTCGCGTGACGGCGAGCGGGTCGACGGCGGCGTCGCGCTGAGCCCCTGGGAAGGAGCGCTATGTTCCTCGGCCTCGACCTAG
- a CDS encoding ATP-dependent Clp protease proteolytic subunit has protein sequence MALIPNVVETTARGERAYDIYSRLLRDRIIFLGTEIDDDTANLIIAQLLFLDSEDPDKEISIYINSPGGSLSAGLAIYDTMRYVRAPVSTLCTGLAASAASLILVGGTTGKRFSLPHCTIVLHQPSGGMRTSQATDIEIHAREILRLREIIVGIYAQHTGRSTEQVERDIERDFFMTPEMAKDYGLIDAIIEPSVKSLGVVNSPNGHGLASAKKP, from the coding sequence ATGGCACTGATACCCAACGTCGTCGAGACCACGGCGCGCGGCGAGCGCGCTTACGACATCTACTCCCGTCTGCTGCGCGACCGCATCATCTTTCTCGGCACCGAGATCGATGACGATACCGCGAACCTGATCATCGCGCAGCTGCTCTTCCTCGACAGCGAGGACCCTGACAAGGAGATCAGCATCTACATCAACAGCCCGGGCGGCTCACTCTCCGCGGGACTCGCGATCTACGACACGATGCGCTACGTCCGTGCGCCGGTCAGCACGCTCTGTACCGGTTTGGCGGCCAGCGCCGCCTCCCTGATCCTGGTCGGCGGTACCACAGGAAAGCGTTTCTCTTTGCCGCATTGCACGATCGTGCTGCATCAGCCGAGCGGCGGCATGCGGACCTCGCAGGCCACGGACATCGAGATCCATGCCCGCGAGATTCTCCGGCTTCGCGAGATCATCGTTGGCATCTACGCGCAGCACACTGGCCGCTCCACGGAGCAGGTCGAGCGCGACATCGAGCGCGACTTCTTCATGACACCGGAGATGGCGAAGGACTACGGCCTCATCGACGCCATCATCGAGCCCTCGGTGAAGTCCCTCGGGGTTGTCAATTCGCCGAACGGCCACGGTCTGGCGAGCGCGAAGAAACCCTAA
- a CDS encoding helix-turn-helix transcriptional regulator — translation MTYAHSEDASSIRVALGILLRRRREEAERSLSELAEAAELSPAYLSELERGLKDVSSERLLAIARALEVPVADLYLDLARSLGSQEAVEQRRSWPDDPRMQLRIATASLRPQALRSVAHFSLYLASTQATSPRRRIGFTVDR, via the coding sequence ATGACTTACGCTCACAGCGAAGATGCGAGTTCGATCCGCGTCGCCCTTGGCATCCTGCTCCGCCGGCGGCGTGAGGAAGCCGAGCGCTCCCTGAGCGAGCTGGCAGAGGCCGCCGAACTGTCACCCGCCTACCTCTCCGAGCTGGAACGGGGACTCAAGGACGTCTCCTCCGAGCGGCTGCTGGCGATCGCCCGCGCCCTGGAGGTCCCGGTTGCCGACCTGTATCTCGACCTGGCGCGATCCCTGGGAAGCCAGGAGGCGGTGGAACAGCGGCGGAGCTGGCCCGACGATCCCCGGATGCAGCTTCGGATCGCGACCGCGAGCCTTCGTCCGCAAGCTCTGCGTAGTGTTGCGCATTTCAGCTTATATCTGGCATCCACCCAGGCCACGTCGCCTAGGCGACGGATCGGATTCACCGTGGACCGTTAA
- a CDS encoding YCF48-related protein gives MVGPRLGWAAGSHAIYVTADGTHWTKQYASTQDYVGVDFISASTGWVVGLHELLGTTDAGRSWHALAEAPGWLRSVHFDSATQGWGIAGGSFPEPNHGTLMVQIGATLVATNDGGHSWSSVNSPADPQTVCFSDPGHGWLATTAGIVYRSPDAGQTWIKALEMLQAGAGPGRMTLLQCAGPSALWVLMTLQNGAAGHLPYVAYATQDGHTWRTVFAEPGTSGAMLPGVPAGPDTHPGSISVVDPADAVFIGDGPATNVAQCVIASNGGATLRRTGRIDNAAETFGAAFVSVTAGWILTRNGGGDYVIDATSDGGYHWSQQLAVPPTSAG, from the coding sequence ATGGTCGGGCCGCGCCTCGGCTGGGCCGCCGGATCCCATGCGATCTACGTGACGGCCGATGGCACGCACTGGACGAAACAGTACGCGTCGACGCAGGACTACGTCGGCGTCGACTTCATCAGTGCCTCGACCGGATGGGTCGTCGGGCTCCATGAGCTGCTCGGGACGACGGACGCCGGCCGCAGCTGGCACGCGCTGGCCGAAGCGCCGGGCTGGCTGCGATCGGTGCATTTCGATAGCGCGACGCAGGGTTGGGGCATCGCCGGAGGGTCGTTTCCGGAGCCGAACCATGGCACCCTGATGGTGCAGATCGGCGCGACCTTGGTCGCGACCAATGATGGCGGTCATTCCTGGAGCAGCGTGAATAGCCCGGCCGACCCGCAAACGGTCTGCTTCAGCGATCCCGGGCACGGATGGCTTGCCACGACGGCAGGCATCGTCTACCGCAGTCCAGACGCCGGGCAAACCTGGATCAAGGCGCTCGAAATGCTCCAGGCCGGCGCCGGGCCCGGCCGGATGACGCTGCTCCAGTGCGCCGGCCCGTCCGCACTCTGGGTGTTGATGACGCTCCAGAACGGTGCCGCGGGACATCTGCCCTATGTTGCGTACGCCACCCAGGACGGCCACACCTGGCGGACGGTGTTCGCGGAGCCGGGTACCTCGGGCGCTATGCTACCCGGCGTGCCGGCTGGACCCGACACCCACCCGGGGAGCATCAGCGTCGTCGATCCCGCCGATGCGGTCTTCATCGGCGACGGACCGGCCACCAACGTCGCGCAATGCGTCATTGCCAGCAATGGCGGCGCGACCCTTCGCCGCACCGGCCGCATCGACAACGCCGCCGAAACCTTCGGCGCCGCCTTCGTCAGCGTCACGGCGGGTTGGATTCTGACCCGGAACGGCGGCGGTGACTATGTCATCGACGCGACAAGCGACGGCGGCTATCACTGGTCGCAGCAGCTGGCCGTGCCACCAACCTCCGCCGGCTAA